A stretch of the Streptomyces sp. Edi2 genome encodes the following:
- a CDS encoding ATP-grasp domain-containing protein gives MSHHNQPVLLVLGAGDRAYRSFLLQEFAARHRLVLLDSQPPAWTRPYVADAVTVDLHDHQAVHRAVTEIALRHPISGVTTYLEHHVELVAHLAKELGLPGAEPDAVEACRDKARTRQLLAEHGVPSARSVLVNSAEEATAAADAIGYPVVIKPRGLGGSAGVHRADYREHVAAHYDSASAATLIGLEASAAAGVLVEEYLHGPEISVECAVRGRGDIHIAAITRKRLGAEPAFLETGHLVDATDPLLDDPVLHQVVTSAIKAVGITTGILHVEVRLTRQGPRIIEINARLGGDLIPRLVHLATGISLPRAQAAMATGDTPDLNASAAQSAAVEFRYPTVTGPVQTAHARAFSADWLERLVWTRQSGDIVTAGPHSTINDRLAHAVVCAPTPDACQARLDQVLQSLTVHIAEPVRTTACVR, from the coding sequence ATGTCCCACCACAACCAGCCCGTCCTGCTTGTCCTGGGCGCCGGCGACCGCGCCTACCGCTCCTTTCTCCTGCAGGAGTTCGCCGCCCGCCACCGCCTCGTCCTCCTCGACAGCCAGCCGCCCGCCTGGACCCGGCCCTACGTCGCCGACGCGGTCACCGTCGACCTGCACGACCACCAGGCCGTCCATCGCGCGGTCACCGAGATCGCCCTGCGTCACCCGATCTCCGGCGTCACCACCTACCTTGAGCATCACGTCGAGCTCGTCGCGCACCTGGCCAAGGAGCTCGGCCTGCCCGGCGCTGAGCCGGACGCCGTCGAGGCCTGCCGCGACAAGGCCCGCACCCGCCAACTCCTCGCCGAACACGGCGTCCCCTCCGCCCGCTCCGTCCTCGTCAACAGCGCGGAAGAGGCGACCGCGGCCGCCGACGCCATCGGCTACCCCGTCGTCATCAAGCCCCGCGGCCTCGGCGGCAGCGCCGGCGTACACCGCGCCGACTACCGCGAGCACGTCGCCGCCCACTACGACAGCGCGTCCGCCGCGACCCTGATCGGCCTGGAGGCGAGCGCCGCCGCCGGCGTTCTGGTCGAGGAGTACCTGCACGGGCCCGAGATCAGCGTCGAGTGCGCCGTCCGCGGCCGCGGTGACATACACATCGCCGCGATCACCCGCAAACGGCTCGGCGCCGAGCCGGCCTTCCTGGAGACCGGCCACCTCGTCGACGCCACCGACCCGCTCCTCGACGATCCGGTGCTCCACCAGGTCGTCACCTCGGCCATCAAGGCCGTAGGCATCACCACCGGGATCCTGCACGTCGAGGTACGACTCACCCGCCAGGGCCCGCGCATCATCGAGATCAACGCCCGCCTCGGCGGCGACCTCATCCCGCGCCTCGTCCACCTCGCAACCGGTATCTCCCTGCCGCGGGCCCAGGCCGCCATGGCCACCGGAGACACCCCGGACCTGAACGCCTCCGCGGCACAGAGCGCCGCCGTCGAGTTCCGCTACCCGACCGTCACCGGGCCCGTCCAGACCGCCCACGCCCGCGCCTTCAGCGCCGACTGGCTCGAACGTCTGGTCTGGACACGGCAGTCGGGCGACATCGTCACCGCCGGCCCGCACAGCACCATCAACGACCGTCTCGCCCACGCCGTGGTCTGCGCTCCCACCCCCGACGCCTGCCAGGCGCGCCTCGACCAAGTACTGCAGAGCCTCACCGTGCACATCGCCGAACCCGTCCGCACCACCGCCTGCGTGCGCTGA
- a CDS encoding PTS transporter subunit EIIC yields MAPPPAVRRPEAEHVVTLPFIRSKTAAPADDGAALADPTTLTARLRRMGQGLALPIAAMPAAGLLLRLGQDDLLGRYPALHTTAAVISGAGAAVLDYLPALFAVGIALGLNRAKDVAGPVLACLISYLVLAKVILVLNPLPADQLDAPPARWPYGALAGIVGALLAMAIWKRVTTGRRRIPPFAAYGIVALAAITAGTLLGLAYPTVERALTASAAAVTDHAVLGGGVFGFLNRLLGPIGLHQPLNAVVWYLTGDCGNGIKGDVPCFIQQHDPNAGVFMGGFFPVYMAGLPAAALAMWRSALPEHRRRVGALLLPAAAICSLAGVTEPIELTFAFVAFPLYVVHAVLTGLSLAIVNLLDIHTGFVFSAGAIDYVLNYSISHRPLLLLPLALAYGALYYGIFRFAITRFDLRTPGRTPTVPDALRRESPADAQPPHPHRINTTEGERS; encoded by the coding sequence ATGGCGCCTCCGCCCGCCGTACGCCGACCGGAGGCCGAGCACGTGGTGACCCTGCCGTTCATCCGGTCCAAGACCGCCGCGCCGGCCGACGACGGCGCGGCACTGGCGGACCCGACCACCCTCACGGCGCGACTGCGCCGGATGGGCCAGGGTCTCGCGCTGCCGATCGCGGCGATGCCCGCCGCCGGCCTGCTCCTGCGCCTGGGACAAGACGACCTCCTGGGCCGCTACCCGGCTCTGCACACCACGGCCGCGGTCATCTCCGGAGCGGGCGCCGCCGTCCTCGACTACCTCCCGGCGCTGTTCGCCGTCGGCATCGCCCTGGGGCTGAACCGCGCCAAGGACGTCGCCGGCCCCGTCCTGGCCTGCCTCATCTCCTACCTGGTCCTCGCCAAGGTCATCCTGGTCCTCAACCCGCTGCCCGCCGACCAGCTCGACGCCCCGCCCGCCCGCTGGCCCTACGGCGCGCTCGCCGGCATCGTCGGCGCCCTGCTGGCCATGGCCATCTGGAAGCGCGTCACCACCGGCCGCCGACGCATCCCGCCGTTCGCCGCCTACGGGATCGTCGCCCTCGCCGCCATCACCGCCGGCACCCTGCTCGGGCTCGCCTACCCCACAGTCGAGCGGGCGCTCACCGCGTCCGCGGCCGCTGTCACGGACCACGCAGTCCTCGGCGGAGGAGTCTTCGGATTCCTCAACCGTCTCCTTGGCCCCATCGGTTTGCACCAGCCGCTCAACGCCGTCGTCTGGTACCTGACCGGCGACTGCGGCAACGGCATCAAGGGCGATGTGCCGTGCTTCATCCAGCAACACGACCCGAACGCCGGGGTGTTCATGGGCGGCTTCTTCCCCGTCTACATGGCCGGCCTGCCCGCCGCCGCTCTGGCCATGTGGCGCAGCGCACTGCCCGAGCACCGCCGCCGCGTCGGCGCCCTGCTGCTACCCGCGGCCGCGATCTGCTCCCTGGCCGGGGTCACCGAGCCGATCGAGCTGACCTTCGCGTTCGTGGCCTTCCCCCTCTACGTCGTGCATGCCGTCCTCACCGGCCTGAGCCTCGCGATCGTCAACCTCCTCGACATCCACACGGGCTTCGTGTTCAGCGCCGGAGCGATCGACTACGTCCTCAACTACTCCATCTCGCACCGGCCGTTGCTCCTGCTGCCCCTCGCCCTCGCCTACGGCGCCCTCTACTACGGGATCTTCCGGTTCGCGATCACGCGCTTCGACCTGCGCACCCCCGGCCGCACACCCACCGTCCCCGACGCCCTCCGCCGCGAAAGCCCCGCTGACGCGCAGCCCCCGCACCCGCACCGCATCAACACGACCGAAGGAGAGCGGAGTTGA
- a CDS encoding glycosyltransferase gives MSQRPHAQVAVITPTRLDPLRRTYFLELYRSLEAQRVTFEWIIAPNGPDADPATIPDVIAKDPRVTVCARPRPGAAPARNIAMNAVTAPFTCFVDDDDVLPPDSLSTRYHHAVETGLGWVAGWSADLLEDGSLNTWVCPTPVGRHEAGDVWTYWPSPDKKPPLGHTMLLTRTEIARACGGQGGLWKGEDYVYVMAVTGRSAGELLPVVTYHYRDHAHQMTEAATYLDDDERGARVFSWLQGRDDRELRRRERGSGDLALVRRAG, from the coding sequence GTGTCCCAACGCCCCCACGCCCAGGTCGCCGTCATCACCCCGACCCGCCTGGATCCGCTGCGCCGCACCTACTTCCTCGAGCTCTACAGAAGCCTCGAAGCGCAGCGCGTCACGTTCGAGTGGATCATCGCCCCGAACGGCCCCGACGCCGATCCCGCCACCATTCCCGACGTGATCGCGAAGGACCCGCGCGTCACCGTGTGCGCACGGCCCCGACCGGGCGCTGCCCCAGCCCGCAACATCGCGATGAACGCGGTCACCGCCCCCTTCACCTGCTTCGTCGACGATGACGATGTCCTTCCGCCTGACTCCCTCAGTACCCGCTACCACCACGCTGTGGAGACGGGCCTGGGCTGGGTGGCGGGCTGGTCAGCTGACCTTCTGGAAGACGGCTCCCTGAACACCTGGGTCTGCCCCACGCCGGTGGGCCGTCATGAGGCCGGAGACGTCTGGACGTACTGGCCCTCGCCCGACAAGAAGCCGCCGCTCGGCCACACCATGCTTCTCACCCGCACCGAGATTGCACGTGCCTGCGGCGGTCAAGGTGGACTGTGGAAAGGCGAGGACTACGTGTACGTCATGGCGGTCACCGGCCGCAGTGCCGGCGAGCTGCTGCCGGTGGTGACGTACCACTACCGCGACCACGCGCACCAGATGACAGAGGCCGCCACGTATTTGGACGACGACGAGCGAGGCGCAAGAGTCTTCTCCTGGCTCCAAGGTAGAGACGACCGGGAGCTGCGCCGCCGGGAACGCGGCAGCGGCGACCTTGCGCTGGTGCGCAGGGCCGGCTGA